TTGCGCATGTCGTTATCGCAAAACCGCTGCACACTTTTGCGCGACATGCTCTGGTGTGGCCCCGTCCGGAACGCGCCGTCATTGCGGTCATAGGCCCTGACCTGCCATGATGCGAGGCCGCCAAGCGGCGCCAACGTCTCCGCGATTGACAAATGGGGGGCAGCCCATAAGCTGAAGGAACGCCTTAAGATCGGAGATGAGGATCATGCAGGTGCCTAGCAGACACACATGGCCAAGCACATGAGACGGCTACTGCTGGCGGGTCTGGCCTTTTGCCTTTCGGCCTTCTCAGCGGGCGCTGCAACGCTCGATACGATTGGGGAGCGCGGAAGCCTGCGCATCGGCTATATCTCCGACGAAGCGCCGTTTTCGTCCAGCAAGCCAGGAGCCGAACCGGTGGGATACGCCATCGACCTGTGCGACAGGATCGCTGATGAAATCGAGCATCAACTTCCCCAACTGAAGCGCGAATATGTCGAAATGACTCTCGCCCACGGCTTCGATGCGGTGAAGAATGAAGAGATCGACTTGCTTTGCGGTTCTATTACCGTGAATTTGGACAGACGGGAAACCGTCGACTTCTCACAACCTATCTTCCTTACCGGGGCAAGCGCGCTGCTGCGCAAGGATTCACCGAACTACCTGCAGACGCTCTTTCTCGACGGACCTGTGGTTCACACCGTCGGCGGGCGCGCTCCCACGGCTCCCACAAATGTCATCGGTATGCGTGCAAACACCACGACGGCGGCGGCGCTTCGCGAGGCACTTGCAATTCAGGTGTCGAAGACGAAACTCGCCGATTTCAACACGCATGAGGACGGGCTCAAGGCGCTGGAGGATCACAAGATCGATGCTTACATCGCCGATCAGGTACTGCTCATCAGCCTGGCCAAGCGGGCGCGCGATCCGTCCTCTCTCGATGTCGGCGATCGTCTGCTCACACACGAACCCTATGCGATCGCGTTGCGCCGCGACGACGCCGACTTCCGCCTGCTGGCGGACCGCGCGCTGACGGATTTATACCTGTCAGACGATTTTATGCCATTGCTCGAAAAATATTTCGGAGCCGAGGCGGCGATGCTGCACACGCAAATCATCATGCAGCATGTGCCATAGTTAGTGTGAGTCGAGCGGAACCAGCTTGCCTGAAGATTGTTTGCAGGATGCCTGCTTTCCGCCCCAGACGTGCCAAGCCCCGATGCGCCCTTATTTCGGTCGTCGAGGATTCCTCAGAGGCACCCCGAAAGCGGACATCACGGTGAGTTGGCAGCGGTATTTGCGCACAGAGTAGCCCTGCCATTTTCCGACCAATCTACCGCCGCCGCCACCCTCGGTGTCAACGTGGTTGCGACGAAGCGAATTCTGTTTGTTCTTGCCGCCTTCGGGACTGGGATTGCCGGCGCAGTTTGGCTTGCAAGTGCGACGAGCTTCCAGCCGAAGACATATTTTTCAGTCCAATGGACAGCGTACATGATCTTCATGGTGCTGGTGGGCGGGCTCGGCCGCTTCGAAGGGGCAATCCTCGGAGCCGTGATCTTCTTCGCAATCGAAACGGCGTTCGGCGCGATGGGCGTCTGGTATCTCATCGGGCTGGGCCTCGTGGCGCTCTTGTTTTCGCTCTTTCTTCCTCGCGGCCTCTGGGGCGCAGTCGAGGAACGGCTGGGCATTTCGCTTATGCCTGTCGGGTACAGGCTGGAACTCAAAGCTAAGAAAGCAATGGAGTAGGCAATGCTATACGGAAAGACCGTAGTCATCACCGGCGTGTCAGCCGGCATTGGAGCCCGGACGGCGGAACTCGCGGTGTCTCTTGGAGCTGACGTTGTCGGCATCGACCTCAACGAGCCGAAGGTACCAAGTGCCAGCTTCATCAAGGGAAACCTCTCCACGCCCGAAGGTGTCCTCGACGTCGTTCAACAATTGCCAAAGTGCTTCGATGCGCTGCTTAACGTTGCAGGCATATCTGGGACGGTAGGAGCCGAAGCGACACTGGCTGTCAACTTCTATGGGTTACGGGCTCTTTCCGAAGCCGTGGCGCCATCGATCCGCGAGGGCGGAGCGATCGTAAACGTAGCCTCGGTCGCGGGCTACGGTTGGCGCGCCAACCTGGAGCGCGCGAAGGCGATGGTCGGGGTGCCGGGCTTTCCGGACATCAAGGCAGTTATGCAGGAAAACGGCATCCCCGATGAAATAGGGTATCCGCTGTCCAAGGAACTGCTCATCCTCTGGACGCAGAAGGCCGCTCAGCAAGCCCTGTTCAAAGACCGTGGGATCCGGGTGAACGCCGTGAGCCCAGGACCCGTCGAAACGACCATCCTCAAGGAGTTTCGCGCCGTGCTCGGCGATAAGAAGGTCGATTCCGACATAACGCGGGTAGGACGCGCGGCAACGCCATCCGATATCGCGCCGGTCATACTGTTCCTTGCCTCGGACGGTGCCCGCTGGATCAATGGCGCAAACATTTCAAATGATGGCGGCCTCGAAGCCTCCATCAACGCCGAAGTGCTCGACACCGGTAAGATCGCAAGCCGTGCTCCAGCGTCCGGCCTGGACGACGTTAAGGC
This genomic stretch from Pararhizobium capsulatum DSM 1112 harbors:
- a CDS encoding amino acid ABC transporter substrate-binding protein; translation: MAKHMRRLLLAGLAFCLSAFSAGAATLDTIGERGSLRIGYISDEAPFSSSKPGAEPVGYAIDLCDRIADEIEHQLPQLKREYVEMTLAHGFDAVKNEEIDLLCGSITVNLDRRETVDFSQPIFLTGASALLRKDSPNYLQTLFLDGPVVHTVGGRAPTAPTNVIGMRANTTTAAALREALAIQVSKTKLADFNTHEDGLKALEDHKIDAYIADQVLLISLAKRARDPSSLDVGDRLLTHEPYAIALRRDDADFRLLADRALTDLYLSDDFMPLLEKYFGAEAAMLHTQIIMQHVP